One Aegilops tauschii subsp. strangulata cultivar AL8/78 chromosome 7, Aet v6.0, whole genome shotgun sequence genomic window carries:
- the LOC109771205 gene encoding uncharacterized protein, giving the protein MACHLRSASVPSSPLSDGTDVQDRLRSLKAAMSLPSVTIQIVCGALTELVSIYSCIDELTCSTSSSQTQQRKSLEDELERSLMLLDLCSSRQEIFAELRTSVQEVQLSLKRVDGTAVHTKVQSYARLSRKAQRLCKRISSMVASDMEGCSAIKMTAEARDIAIVILKSTLHLFLKQITIPKFSSSWSLVSKAFQKKRFA; this is encoded by the coding sequence ATGGCTTGCCACCTCCGATCTGCCAGCGTGCCTTCCAGCCCTCTCTCGGATGGAACAGACGTCCAAGATCGGCTGCGGAGCCTGAAGGCGGCCATGTCTTTGCCCTCTGTGACAATCCAGATAGTGTGTGGTGCTCTGACAGAGCTCGTGAGCATATACAGCTGCATTGACGAGCTCACGTGCTCGACCAGCAGCAGTCAGACTCAGCAGAGGAAATCTCTGGAGGACGAGCTTGAGCGCTCTCTCATGCTGCTAGACCTCTGCAGCTCCAGGCAGGAGATCTTCGCGGAGCTCAGGACGAGTGTCCAGGAGGTGCAACTATCCCTCAAGAGAGTGGATGGCACGGCAGTCCACACCAAAGTTCAGTCTTACGCCCGCTTGTCCAGAAAGGCTCAGAGGCTGTGCAAAAGGATCAGCAGCATGGTTGCCTCTGACATGGAGGGATGCAGCGCCATCAAGATGACAGCTGAAGCGAGAGACATTGCCATCGTGATACTCAAGTCGACGTTGCATCTCTTTTTGAAGCAGATTACAATACCGAAATTTTCTAGTAGCTGGTCTCTTGTATCCAAGGCGTTCCAGAAGAAGAGATTTGCGTGA
- the LOC109771201 gene encoding uncharacterized protein, protein MACHLRSVSLPSRPHTKVEEELHSLEASISSPSMTIETISDGLRRLGDIYSTIEEILCLPSNQICSSQQRKMLEGETECSLELLDLCNAMHEDFTELKAIIQDLQVATRKGDDTAAQVKIQSYTRLVKKAKKHFKKAAKKVTSDKEDCRMVRLLSEAREITTSLLESTVHLLSKQIAVPKWSLVSKAFQKKNSVVCKEEQLQVLECSVGDLEAGAGILFRRLLQSRVTLLNILSS, encoded by the coding sequence ATGGCTTGCCATCTTAGATCAGTTAGTTTGCCTTCTAGGCCTCACACCAAGGTCGAAGAGGAGCTGCACAGCCTAGAGGCAAGCATCTCTTCACCCTCCATGACCATCGAGACAATCTCTGATGGTTTGAGGAGGCTTGGAGACATCTACAGCACCATTGAAGAGATCCTGTGCCTTCCTAGCAACCAAATTTGCTCTTCCCAGCAAAGGAAGATGTTGGAAGGTGAAACTGAGTGCTCCCTTGAGCTACTAGATCTCTGCAATGCCATGCATGAGGACTTCACCGAGTTGAAGGCCATTATCCAAGATCTGCAAGTGGCGACCAGAAAAGGAGATGACACCGCTGCTCAAGTCAAGATCCAGTCTTACACCCGCCTagtgaagaaggcgaagaaacATTTCAAGAAGGCTGCGAAGAAGGTTACATCTGACAAGGAGGACTGCAGGATGGTCAGGCTGTTGAGCGAGGCTAGGGAGATCACCACCTCTCTCCTCGAGTCAACAGTACACCTCTTGTCCAAGCAAATCGCAGTGCCAAAATGGTCTCTCGTCTCCAAGGCATTCCAGAAGAAGAATTCGGTTGTTTGCAAGGAGGAGCAGTTGCAGGTCCTAGAGTGCAGTGTTGGAGATCTTGAGGCTGGAGCAGGAATTCTGTTCCGGAGATTGCTCCAGAGCAGAGTTACTCTCCTAAACATTCTTAGCTCATAG
- the LOC120969388 gene encoding uncharacterized protein, with translation MACHLRSVSLPSRPHTKVEEELHSLEASISSPSMTIGTISDGLRRLGDIYSTIEEILCLPSNQICSSQQRKMLEGETESSLELLDLCNAMHEDFTELKAIIQDLQVASRKGDDTAAQVKIQSYTRLVKKAKKHFKKATKKVTSDKEDCRMVRLLSEAREITTSLLESTVHLLSKQIAVPKWSLVSKAFQKKNSVVCKEEQLQVLECSVGDLEAGSGILFRRLLQSRVTLLNILSS, from the coding sequence ATGGCTTGCCATCTTAGATCAGTTAGTTTGCCTTCTAGGCCTCACACCAAGGTCGAAGAGGAGCTGCACAGCCTAGAGGCAAGCATCTCTTCACCCTCCATGACCATCGGGACAATCTCTGATGGTTTGAGGAGGCTTGGAGATATCTACAGCACCATTGAAGAGATCCTGTGCCTTCCTAGCAACCAAATTTGCTCTTCCCAGCAAAGGAAGATGTTGGAAGGTGAAACCGAGAGCTCCCTTGAGCTACTAGATCTCTGCAATGCCATGCATGAGGACTTCACCGAGTTGAAGGCCATTATCCAAGATCTGCAAGTGGCGAGCAGAAAAGGAGATGACACCGCTGCTCAAGTCAAGATCCAGTCTTACACCCGCCTagtgaagaaggcgaagaaacATTTCAAGAAGGCCACGAAGAAGGTTACATCTGACAAGGAGGACTGCAGGATGGTCAGGCTGTTGAGCGAGGCTAGGGAGATCACTACCTCTCTCCTCGAGTCAACAGTACACCTCTTGTCCAAGCAAATCGCAGTGCCAAAATGGTCTCTCGTCTCCAAGGCATTCCAGAAGAAGAACTCGGTTGTTTGCAAGGAGGAGCAGTTGCAGGTCCTAGAGTGCAGTGTCGGGGATCTTGAGGCTGGATCAGGAATTCTGTTCCGGAGATTGCTCCAGAGCAGAGTTACTCTCCTAAACATTCTTAGCTCATAG